The Methanobrevibacter sp. TMH8 genomic interval TTCGAAATAGCTAAAACTGGTCGACCCGGTCCTGTAGTTATTGATGTTCCAAAAAATGTTCAAGAAAGTGAGCTTAATGATAAAATTGGTAATTTAGATACCTATGAAAATTTAACTATTTCAATTCCTGGTTATAATCCAACTGTAAAAGGGAATCCTAGACAGATTAAAAAAGCTTCAAAATTAATATCAAAGGCTTCAAAACCAGTAATATTAGCTGGAGGAGGAGTTATTCTCTCTGGAGCTTCAAAAGAATTAAAAGAGTTTTCAAATCTTATTCAAGCTCCTGTTGCCACAACACTTCTTGGAAAAGGGTCTTTTCCTGAAGATGAAGATGCATATATTGGAATGCTAGGAATGCATGGAAGAAAAGTAGCTAATCTATCTGTAGATGAAAGTGATTGTTTAATAGCTATTGGCTGCAGATTTTCAGATAGAACTACTGGAAAAATTGAAGATTTTGCAAAAAATGCAGATATTATCCATATTGATATAGATCCTGCTGAAATTGGAAAAAATGTTGATGTTGATGTTCCAATAGTTGGAGATGCAAAACAAGTTTTAAATTCATTAATTAAATATATTAAAGGCTTAGACATGGAAGCTATTAATAAAATGTCTATTCAATGGTATGAAGATTCTTTAATGTTTAAAAAGAGTTGCATTCCAAGATTAACTTATGATGAAATCCCTCTTAAACCACAACAAGTTATTAAAGAGATATCTAATGCATTAGGTGAAGATTCTATTATAACTACTGATGTTGGTCAACATCAAATGTGGATGGCGCATTTCTTTGATACAGTTAAACCAAGGAAATTTATAAGTTCTGGTGGCCTTGGTACAATGGGCTTTGGTTTCCCATCAGCTATTGGGGCTAAAGTAGCAATGCCAGACAATGATGTTGTTGCTGTTACTGGTGATGGTGGATTTTTAATGGTTTGTCAAGATTTAGCTACTATTAAAGACTATGATATACCAATAACTATTTGTCTTTTCAATAATAGAAAGCTTGGAATGGTTTATCAATGGCAAAATCTTTTTTATGAAAAAAGACTTTCTCATACTGACCTAGGTCAAACTCCTGATTTTATTAAGCTAGCTGAATCATTTGGAATTAATGCTGAAAGAATTACTGATCTTGGAGAAACTGAAAAAGCTATTAAAGCTGCAAAGAAAGATGGTGAAGCTATACTTTTAGATATTGTCATTGATAAGGACGAAGAACTTCCTATGGTTCCTCCAGGTTGTGGAATTACTGACATTCTTGGAGAATATAAGATAGAAAATGATGTAACTAATATTATCAATGGGAAAAATGATACATTTGACACTATTGCTGATAAAAAAGGTGGTGATTAGATGACTTCCTACAAAAATAAGAAACAAGATAAAGATAATGAACTTAAAAGCCATGTAATCAGTACATTAGTGGAAAATAAACCTGGGGTACTTCAAAAAGTATCAAGTCTTTTTACAAGAAGAGGATTCAATATTGAAAGTATCACCGTTGGAGAATCTGAAACTAAAGGATTAGCTGCAATGGTCATAATTTCTAAAGGTGATGAAAAGGTTCTGGAACAAATAACAAAACAACTAAACAAGTTAATCGATGTTGTAAAAGTTGTTGATTTAGATCCTAATCACTCTGTAAAAAGAGAATTGGCACTTATTAAAGTAAAAGCTGATAATGAACAAAAAAGATCTGAAATAATACAACATGCCAATATTTTTAGAGGAAAAATTATTGATATCGGACCTTCTACTCTTACTATTGAAATAACTGGGGATCCTAATAAAATTAATGCACTTATATCTCTATTACAAAACTTTGGAATCAAAAAGATAGTTAGAACTGGACCAACAGCTATTGCAAGAGAAAACCCATTTTAATCAAGTATAACTAATAATTGGGAAGAATATATTGGGATTAATTTATAATATTAATTGAAAAATAAAAATTAGAGATAAAATTCCAGATAAAATTAGAAATTGATAATTATTTGATATATAATTTTGATATTATAATAATTTATAATAATAATTTTATTAGATGAATTAGATTAATATAATGAGATTATTGTTTTTTAACTGCTTCCCAAATTAATTGTATATTGGAGTTCACAAGCTCTTCAAATGAAAAGTTACGTTGATATATCCATAAATCTATATATCCTTTTAAACTTGTTTGAATAAATATAACCAGATTTCTAATATCAATATCATCTCTTATTTCTTTATTTTTAACAGCTTCTTGAAATAGTTCATAATAAAATTCATATAAATCATCAGATAATTTATAAAATACATGTCTAATTTCAGGATGTTGATGATACATACTTCTAAGTAGTAAGAAATAGTCTTTATGATCAAAATGAATCTTAGTTGAGTTTTTTGGAGGCTCTTCATTTTTTGTAACAAAGCTATTATTTTTATAATTGAAAATAAATTCTATTTTTTCAATGAAAGAGCCATTAAAATTACTCACATTTTCTTTTAAATTATTTAGAGAATCAATAAGATATTTTTCAATCATATATTCTAATATTTCGTCTTTATTTTTGAAATGATAATATATTGTTCCTGCAGAAAGTCCTGATGCTTTTTGAATTTGTTTCATTGATACATTATCAAACCCATTTTGGAGTGACAATGCAAATACTGCATCAATAATTTTGTGTTTATTTTTTAGCATATAGTTAATATTACTATTGTTATGTTATATATATTTTACTAAATTTGTAATCTTTAGGGTTAAAGATTTAGTATTTTTATTATTTCTTTTTATTTTTTTATTTTTTAAACATAATTAATATATAATTTATTCAAATACAAATTTATTTTATAAACAAATTACAAAACATATAATATGAAGATTTTAATTAGTAATGATGATGGAATTAACTCCTCTGGAATTCTTGCTGCTAAGGAAGCAGTTGAAGATTTGGGGCATGTGACTGTAGTTGCTCCATCCAGTCAACAAAGTGGAATTGGCCGAGCCCTCACTCTTTTTGAACCTCTTAGAATTGCTGGAGTTCAATTAAAAGATGGAAGTAGGGGTTTTTCAGTTTCTGGAACACCTACTGATGCTGTAACCCTTGGAATTTTTGAACTTATGGAAGAACAACCTACACTAGCAATTGCTGGTATAAACACTGGGGAAAATATTGGAAAAGGTGAGCTTACTACTTCTGGAACTATCGGTGCAGCTATGGAAGCGGCTTCATATGGAATTCCAACAATAGCTGTTTCACTTCAAGTTTCAAGAGGAGATATTAAGTTTGAAGATGGGCATGTTGATATAGATTATAGCTTTGCAAAAGAAATTCTAAAAAAAGTATCTAAAAAAGTAGTTGATAAAGGATTGCCAGATGGAATAGACTTACTAAATCTCAATATTCCTTCACACCCAAATAGTGATGAAATAGCTATTACTACTCTTGGAGAGAGAATGTATAATCCTCATATTGAAATGAGATTTGATCCTCGTGGAAAACCTTATTATTGGATTGATGGAACTCCGTTTAAAGGAGATAATGAAGGTTCTGATGGTCATGCTCTTAAAACTCTTAAAGTACCAACTTTAACTCCACTTTCAATGGATTTTACTTCTAATTTGGATTCTTTAAATAAGTGGTTAGACTAAAATCTTTATAAAATTATTTTCTAGATTTTTATCTTTTTACATTTATTTTAATGTTATTTAGATTTTATTTTAGAATTTATTTTATATTTTATTTTATATTTTATTTTAGATTTTATTTTAGATTTTATTTTAGATTTTGTTTTAATCTTTATTTTAGTTTTTTAGCTTTTAATTTATACTTTTATCTATATATTTAAATTTTATATTTAATTTATAGAGTTATTTACATTATAAATTATTATTCACAGGTTTAACAATGAAATATGTAGCTTTTCTTAGAGGAATCAATGTAGGTAAAAATAAATTGATTCCAATGGATGTATTAAAAAATATTTTTTTAGATATGGGATTTAGTAGTCCTAAAACTTATCTTCGTAGTGGTAATGTTGTTTTTGAAAATAACAATGATAGTAATTATAATGACCTAGCTGTTATGGAAATAGCTAATTCTATCTCTAAAAATATTGAAAAATTTTTTGGATTTTATGTTGAAGTTATTGTAAAAAATAAAGAAGGTATCGATTTTTTAATTGGAAATAATCCTTATTTTGATGATAATCCTATAGAAAAATTATATGTTACAATTTTTAAGAATAAAATTGATGAAAAACTTTCTAAAAAATTAGTTAAAGAATTTATCAACCTTGGCAATGATGATAATGTTGATGAGTTTACAATATCTAAAGATAGAGATATAGTCTATTTATTGTGCAAGTCTAAATATCATAAAACTAAATTTAATAATAATTTTTTTGAATCAAAATTAGATAATATAGCTACTACTAGAAATTGGAAGACTATTTGCAAAATTAGAGATATGTTAAATTAGTGATAATATCCAACACTAGTTTTAAATTTTAGATATTTTTTCCATTTTTATATATTGTAGAATAGAATTTTCTATTGTAGAAAAAATTTTCAATTAAAAATTAAATCTTTAATAATTATTTTTTATATATTATAAAATATATTTTTATATTGTAGAATGAGATTTTTCTATTGATAAAATTTTTATCTAATTTTTTAATATATTTTATTTATATAATTTTATTTGAATATATAATTTAAAAAAGAAGCTTTAAAATTATGTATAAATTTAAAAAAATAATTATTAAAGATTTAATTTTTAATTTTTAATTTATAAATAAAATATTATAATAATTTATAATAAATTTTAATAAATTTTAATAAAATATTATAAAAATAATTTTAAAATCAAAATTAATAGATTGAATTATTAATAAGTAATTTGTAATAAATTATAATAAAATAAATATTAAATATATAAAAATTTTAATGATTTACAGTTTATAAATCACTATTTAATACATTTTTTATATATTTAAATTTTAATTTTCAATTTTATTTTTATTTTCATTTTTAATTTCTTGGACTAATATAAACTTTATCTATTTCTCTAAGATATAATTTAGTTACAAGGTAACATATTAAGTAACCAACTAAACCTCCAAGAGATAAGCCCCACCATACTCCAGCTGTGCCCATATTCATTACAAATGCGAATATATACATGAATATGATTTCAAACACTAAAGCTCTTTGAACAGTCAAGAATAATGATATGAATCCTTTACCAAGACCTTGGAACGTTGAAGAAGAAAGTATTCCTAATGGTAAAGCTATACAAAATATAGATACTATTCTTAAAAAGTCTGAAATAGCTGGAATTAAATTTAAGTCCGAATAACTAAAAATCATTGATATTTGTGGTGCAAATATGAATATCACAGCTCCAACAACTATTGAAATAGCTAACCCTAGTTTAATTGAATAATCATATGCAACTATTAATTTTTTGAATTTTCTAGCACCATAAGCTGCTCCCACCACAGTTAGTGTTGCAGTACCTAATCCTATATGTGGAATCATAGCTAAGTTAACAATTCTCCATCCTGCTGTATAAACAGCTACTCCTATTGGTCCAGATGTTACTGACAATATGAAGTTTATTACAA includes:
- a CDS encoding acetolactate synthase large subunit, whose product is MKGGEAIIKALIEQGADTVFGYPGGQVLPLYDMIYNSDLNHILVRHEQTASHAADGFARASGKVGVCIATSGPGATNLVTGIATAYMDSSPIIAITGQVPTHLIGNDAFQEVDMLGIAMPITKHAYQPKDPNDIPAMINSSFEIAKTGRPGPVVIDVPKNVQESELNDKIGNLDTYENLTISIPGYNPTVKGNPRQIKKASKLISKASKPVILAGGGVILSGASKELKEFSNLIQAPVATTLLGKGSFPEDEDAYIGMLGMHGRKVANLSVDESDCLIAIGCRFSDRTTGKIEDFAKNADIIHIDIDPAEIGKNVDVDVPIVGDAKQVLNSLIKYIKGLDMEAINKMSIQWYEDSLMFKKSCIPRLTYDEIPLKPQQVIKEISNALGEDSIITTDVGQHQMWMAHFFDTVKPRKFISSGGLGTMGFGFPSAIGAKVAMPDNDVVAVTGDGGFLMVCQDLATIKDYDIPITICLFNNRKLGMVYQWQNLFYEKRLSHTDLGQTPDFIKLAESFGINAERITDLGETEKAIKAAKKDGEAILLDIVIDKDEELPMVPPGCGITDILGEYKIENDVTNIINGKNDTFDTIADKKGGD
- the ilvN gene encoding acetolactate synthase small subunit, with the protein product MTSYKNKKQDKDNELKSHVISTLVENKPGVLQKVSSLFTRRGFNIESITVGESETKGLAAMVIISKGDEKVLEQITKQLNKLIDVVKVVDLDPNHSVKRELALIKVKADNEQKRSEIIQHANIFRGKIIDIGPSTLTIEITGDPNKINALISLLQNFGIKKIVRTGPTAIARENPF
- a CDS encoding TetR/AcrR family transcriptional regulator — translated: MLKNKHKIIDAVFALSLQNGFDNVSMKQIQKASGLSAGTIYYHFKNKDEILEYMIEKYLIDSLNNLKENVSNFNGSFIEKIEFIFNYKNNSFVTKNEEPPKNSTKIHFDHKDYFLLLRSMYHQHPEIRHVFYKLSDDLYEFYYELFQEAVKNKEIRDDIDIRNLVIFIQTSLKGYIDLWIYQRNFSFEELVNSNIQLIWEAVKKQ
- the surE gene encoding 5'/3'-nucleotidase SurE, with the translated sequence MKILISNDDGINSSGILAAKEAVEDLGHVTVVAPSSQQSGIGRALTLFEPLRIAGVQLKDGSRGFSVSGTPTDAVTLGIFELMEEQPTLAIAGINTGENIGKGELTTSGTIGAAMEAASYGIPTIAVSLQVSRGDIKFEDGHVDIDYSFAKEILKKVSKKVVDKGLPDGIDLLNLNIPSHPNSDEIAITTLGERMYNPHIEMRFDPRGKPYYWIDGTPFKGDNEGSDGHALKTLKVPTLTPLSMDFTSNLDSLNKWLD
- a CDS encoding DUF1697 domain-containing protein yields the protein MKYVAFLRGINVGKNKLIPMDVLKNIFLDMGFSSPKTYLRSGNVVFENNNDSNYNDLAVMEIANSISKNIEKFFGFYVEVIVKNKEGIDFLIGNNPYFDDNPIEKLYVTIFKNKIDEKLSKKLVKEFINLGNDDNVDEFTISKDRDIVYLLCKSKYHKTKFNNNFFESKLDNIATTRNWKTICKIRDMLN